One stretch of Eupeodes corollae chromosome 2, idEupCoro1.1, whole genome shotgun sequence DNA includes these proteins:
- the LOC129944056 gene encoding LOW QUALITY PROTEIN: phospholipid-transporting ATPase ABCA1-like (The sequence of the model RefSeq protein was modified relative to this genomic sequence to represent the inferred CDS: substituted 1 base at 1 genomic stop codon) yields the protein MATNNFDKLRLLLWKDWILQWNHKLQLIVELLLPAIFSLLLVLIRSLSEPFVRESISYNTSLPINNLDPLRTHLINSNVTFHLAYSPNTNLVFDNIVKEAALSLNLSYSGYANSRYLQDAMIRESFFSGIEFDDSLANVTKLPMHLNYRIRFPSELRTMYWYTTSVSSWLTNSLYLPGMDSPGPRNYYDEDGGVPVGYLREGFLAVQNAVSRAFMRQLNPKSYLRLPEIYLQRYPYPEYTIDHLIDVIGILLPLVIFMSYMYSSTWLIKFITAEKEKQLKEVMKMMGLENWLHWTGWFLQGFFEMGTSTLLIVIILTNKWTEHQPVLINSSFTAVLFFFLVYTATTVTFCLMVATFFSKANTAASVSSIIWFVSFIPHLYFMSNEYDVAPAMKLGWSLLCNTAMGLGIHIIVGLESNGYGFQWSDMFARVRPDDPVTMAHVLAVMVFSCFMNLIICLYIEQIYPGEFGVPKKWYFPFTKNFWCGDHEYFEYEDSHSGAWRINTESFEAEPIGKRIGLEVKSLSKSFGQSKAVKGVSMNMYEDQITVLLGHNGAGKTTTISMLTGMFPPTSGTAILNGCDIRTDINGARASLGVCPQHNILFDELTVKQHLIFYSRLKGLKGDALEQEVTNYMRKIELENKANVASSELSGGMKRKLSVCAAFCGGSKVVLCDEPSSGMDPAARRQLWDLLQAEKAGRTVLLTTHFMDEADVLGDRIAIMSAGELKCMGTPFFLKKVFGSGYLLVCVKKNNCMTSKVTQLLRKYIPDLKPESDIGAELSYQLPDRYSSHFEDMFLALETKSDELQLNGYGISITSLEEVFMKVGAEKEEKTNVNNDNDINNRYLMDDGISESLSDKHLLRGLSLTVNQWQAMMMKKFLFSLRNKLRFLVQNCLPILFITSILSDGSTKSLSELSPMTIQLNQYPETVTVLQTTSNVKVNSVEWDIAQNYKNLVYSYGWPHLLRDIKSESFVDYILKLGKTQQPEVNSKFLTAATVDENKITAWLNNQPLHTAPLTVNLIHNAMARTLEPKSSISVTNAPLPFGWHESPRVNFSQSSEVLGVQISMVICFCMCIVSAFYVIFVIKERESRAKLLQFVSGVKVFTFWLTHLLWDYLTLMITSIIIIIILAYFQKEGFSTFAELGRNFAVLLLFGFSALPFTYLLSYFFKETSTGLSRLSAINLVLGVVLFTFIFIMRQMNKADKYEIYCLVFPHFSLIQGVXKLNDNNIQRRHCDISNNENDCLSKLQPYFGWKYPGILREVISLIASGLLYFVILLLKDYRFFDPILYKFNETLRKPPVLLRGGNIDEDVEEEKKRVENMSFSEISSQNLILDKFSKFYGGFLAVNQISIGVKESECFGLLGVNGAGKTTTFKILTGDERIFVGEAYVKGLSLKTKMRKVDQEIGYCPQFDALFDDLTGQETLKLFGLLRGIPANRIAAVSLELAKSFGFTQHYQKPVRAYSGGNKRKLSTAVAIMGGPSVLYLDEPTTGMDPAARRQLWNVLCKFRDSGKTIILTSHSMEECEALCTRLAIMVNGEFKCLGSTQHLKNRFSKGLILKFKMRKIPDNMPMDLIEEDVQNVTDFITKEFPEAKLQERFQRILTFYIPLSSISWSRVFGLMERNKEVLSIEDYSISQTTLEEIFLQFAEAQRNDPRDHKKKCPYLPC from the exons atggCTACTAATAATTTTGACAAGCTACGGCTATTATTATGGAAGGATTGGATCTTACAATGGAACCATAAATTACAACTAATCGTTGAACTTTTACTACCCGCCATTTTCTCGTTACTATTGGTGTTAATTCGATCTTTATCAGAACCTTTTGTACGAGAATCTATATCTTACAATACCTCACTTCCCATCAACAATCTTGATCCTTTAAg AACTCATCTAATTAATAGTAATGTTACATTCCATTTGGCCTACTCCCCAAACACAAATTTGGTTTTCGATAACATCGTGAAGGAAGCAGCATTAAGTTTAAACCTCAGTTACAGTGGCTATGCGAATTCACGTTATCTACAAGATGCCATGATTAGGGAAAGTTTTTTTAGTGGCATAGAATTTGATGATTCATTGGCAAATGTAACAAAACTTCCAATGCACTTAAACTATCGTATTCGTTTTCCAAGTGAACTACGAACTATGTATTGGTATACGACTTCCGTTAGTTCTTGGCTAACAAACAGTCTTTATTTGCCTGGTATGGATTCACCTGGACCAAGAAATTATTATGATGAAGATGGTGGAGTTCCGGTTGGTTATTTAAGAGAAGGTTTCCTAGCTGTGCAGAACGCTGTCTCAAGGGCTTTTATGAGACAATTAAATCCAAAGTCCTATCTTCGTTTGCCAGAAATTTATCTTCAAAGATATCCTTATCCGGAATATACAATTGATCATTTGATTGATGTTATTGGCATCTTGCTGCCACTTGTAATATTTATGAGTTACATGTACTCATCTACATGGTTGATAAAG TTCATCACAGCAGAAAAGGAGAAACAACTCAAGGAGGTGATGAAGATGATGGGTTTGGAAAATTGGTTACATTGGACAGGTTGGTTTCTGCAGGGATTTTTTGAAATGGGAACCTCAACTCTTCTAATTGTCATCATTTTAACG AACAAATGGACTGAGCACCAACCAGTACTTATAAACAGTTCTTTTACAGCGGTTCTATTTTTCTTCTTGGTTTACACGGCAACGACAGTGACATTCTGTCTAATGGTGGCAACATTTTTCTCCAAAGCGAATACAGCGGCATCTGTCAGCAGCATTATATGGTTTGTCAGTTTTATACCTCACCTGTATTTCATGTCAAACGAATATGATGTTGCTCCCGCTATGAAACTAGGCTGGTCCTTGCTCTGCAACACTGCTATGGGTCTTGGAATCCACATAATTGTTGGCCTTGAATCGAATGGATATGGCTTCCAGTGGTCTGATATGTTTGCACGTGTCAGACCTGATGATCCCGTTACAATGGCTCATGTTTTGGCAGTAATGGTGTTTTCATGCTTCATGAATTTGATAATATGCTTGTACATAGAGCAAATTTATCCAGGTGAATTTGGAGTGCCGAAAAAATGGTATTTTCCGTTTACCAAGAACTTCTGGTGTGGAGACCACGAGTACTTTGAATATGAAGACTCACACAGCGGCGCATGGCGGATAAATACAGAATCATTTGAAGCCGAGCCAATCGGCAAACGTATTGGCTTGGAAGTGAAGAGTTTGAGCAAGTCGTTTGGCCAATCGAAAGCAGTGAAGGGAGTTTCTATGAATATGTATGAAGATCAAATCACAGTTTTATTGGGTCATAACGGTGCTGGTAAGACCACAACAATCTCTATGCTAACTGGAATGTTTCCGCCCACATCAGGAACGGCTATTTTGAATGGATGTGACATTAGAACTGACATTAATGGTGCTCGTGCGTCATTAGGTGTTTGTCCACAGCATAATATTTTGTTCGACGAACTAACGGTTAAGCAACATTTGATTTTCTACAGCCGTTTGAAGGGTCTCAAAGGGGATGCATTAGAGCAGGAGGTAACCAATTacatgagaaaaatcgagttggaGAACAAAGCAAATGTGGCTTCTTCCGAACTGTCAGGAGGTATGAAGAGAAAGCTGTCGGTTTGCGCAGCTTTTTGTGGCGGTAGTAAAGTCGTTTTGTGCGACGAACCAAGTTCGGGTATGGACCCGGCTGCCAGGAGGCAACTGTGGGATCTACTACAGGCTGAGAAAGCCGGACGAACAGTTTTGCTGACAACACATTTCATGGATGAAGCTGATGTCTTAGGAGATCGAATTGCAATTATGTCCGCTGGAGAGCTAAAATGCATGGGAACACCATTTTTCCTGAAGAAAGTTTTTGGCAGTGGATATTTATTG gtTTGTGTCAAGAAAAATAACTGCATGACTTCCAAAGTGACGCAACTTCTTAGAAAATACATACCGGATTTGAAACCAGAATCTGACATTGGAGCTGAGCTGTCATATCAACTACCTGACAGATATTCATCTCATTTCGAAGATATGTTCCTTGCTCTTGAAACAAAATCCGATGAACTGCAACTAAATGGCTATGGCATTTCTATAACATCCCTGGAAGAAGTCTTTATGAAAGTTGGTGCTGAAAAGGAGgaaaaaacaaatgtcaataATGACAATGACATTAACAATAGATACCTAATGGACGATGGAATAAGTGAATCATTGAGTGATAAGCATCTTCTGCGAGGATTGAGCCTAACTGTGAACCAATGGCAGGCAATGATGATGAAAAAGTTCTTGTTTTCTTTGCGAAATAAGTTGCGATTTTTAGTGCAAAATTGTTTGCcaatattatttataacttCGATCCTAAGTGATGGTTCAACGAAGTCTCTTTCTGAATTAAGTCCAATGACAATTCAGCTCAATCAATATCCAGAAACAGTGACAGTTCTGCAAACAACTTCAAATGTCAAAGTGAATTCGGTAGAATGGGATATCGCTCAGAATTACAAAAATCTAGTATATTCGTATGGATGGCCTCATCTACTCCGGGATATCAAAAGCGAATCTTTCGttgattatattttgaaattgggAAAGACTCAACAGCCCGAAGTCAATTCTAAATTCTTAACTGCAGCAACagttgatgaaaataaaattacagcATGGTTAAATAATCAGCCATTGCATACAGCTCCGTTGACAGTTAATTTAATTCACAATGCTATGGCAAG AACACTTGAACCAAAGTCTTCTATATCCGTCACAAATGCACCACTGCCCTTTGGATGGCACGAATCACCAAGGGTTAATTTTTCCCAATCCAGTGAAGTGCTTGGCGTGCAAATATCAATGGTTATTTGTTTTTGCATGTGTATTGTAAGTGCTTTCTATGTTATATTCGTTATTAAGGAACGTGAAAGTCGAGCAAAATTGTTGCAATTTGTAAGCGGAGTTAAAGTTTTCACATTTTGGTTGACACATCTTCTGTGGGATTATTTGACATTGATGATAACTtcgattattattataataatacttGCATACTTTCAAAAAGAAGGATTTTCAACTTTTGCCGAATTAG GTCGAAATTTCGCAGTGCTTTTACTTTTTGGGTTCTCAGCTTTACCATTTACCTACCTCttatcatatttctttaaagaaaCATCAACCGGTCTTTCTAGACTCTCTGCTATCAATTTAGTACTGG GTGTTGTcctttttacttttatctttattatGCGTCAAATGAATAAGGCCGACAAGTACGAGATATACTGCCTTGTGTTTCCTCATTTTTCTTTGATCCAAGGAGTTTAAAAACTCAACGATAATAATATCCAAAGGAGGCATTGTGATATTTCAAATAATGAAAACGATTGTTTGTCGA aattGCAGCCATATTTTGGCTGGAAATATCCCGGAATACTTCGTGAAGTCATAAGCTTAATTGCTTCAggtcttttatattttgtcatCCTTCTTCTGAAAGATTATCGTTTCTTTGATCCAATTTTGTATAAGTTCAATGAGACATTAAG AAAACCGCCAGTGTTGTTAAGAGGCGGAAATATCGATGAAGATGTCGAAGAAGAGAAAAAACGAGTGGAAAATATGTCGTTTTCAGaaatttcttcacaaaattTGATCCTGGAtaagttttcaaagttttacgGTGGTTTTCTAGCTGTCAACCAGATTTCCATTGGAGTCAAAGA ATCGGAATGTTTTGGACTGCTTGGTGTGAACGGTGCcggaaaaacaacaactttcaaGATCCTTACAGGTGACGAACGAATTTTCGTAGGTGAAGCCTACGTTAAAGGGTtgagtttgaaaacaaaaatgcgaAAGGTGGACCAAGAGATTGGTTATTGTCCACAATTCGATGCGCTGTTCGATGATCTCACCGGTCAGGAAACTCTAAAATTGTTTGGTTTGCTTCGAGGTATTCCGGCGAATAGAATTGCGGCGGTTTCATTGGAGCTTGCCAAGTCTTTCGGTTTCACCCAACACTACCAGAAACCTGTGCGGGCCTACAGTGGTGGTAATAAACGAAAACTTAGTACAGCTGTGGCAATCATGGGAGGACCCTCGGTGTTGTATCTTGACGAACCAACAACCGGAATGGATCCGGCTGCACGTCGTCAATTGTGGAATGTTCTATGCAAGTTCCGTGACTCGGGAAAGACAATAATATTGACCTCACACAGTATGGAAGAATGTGAGGCGTTATGTACCCGATTGGCAATTATGGTGAATGGTGAGTTTAAGTGCTTGGGTTCAACACAGCACTTGAAGAACAGATTCAGCAAGGGtttgattttgaagtttaaaatgaGGAAAATCCCCGACAATATGCCAATGGATCTGATAGAAGAAGACGTTCAAAATGTCACAGATTTCATAACGAAAGAATTTCCTGAAGCTAAATTACA ggAACGTTTTcaacgaattttgacattttacattcCATTGTCGAGTATTTCTTGGTCAAGAGTATTCGGACTAATGGAGCGAAATAAGGAAGTTCTAAGCATTGAGGACTATTCTATAAGCCAGACAACTTTGGAGGAAATTTTCCTACAATTTGCTGAGGCTCAGCGAAATGATCCAAGGGATCATAAGAAAAAGTGTCCATATTTACCATGTTAA